In the Ipomoea triloba cultivar NCNSP0323 chromosome 6, ASM357664v1 genome, one interval contains:
- the LOC116022107 gene encoding transcription factor JUNGBRUNNEN 1-like isoform X2 — MADAEKLSSSVITKVDEEEDDDVPVVLPGFRFHPTDEELVGFYLRRKIEKRELSMELIKQIDIYKYDPWDLPKSSHVGDTEWYFFCKRGRKYRNSIRPNRVTGSGFWKATGIDRPIYSSAPAPAGENHRHCIGLKKSLVYYRGSAGKGTKTDWMMHEFRLPADHDKSTKHIDIKSIAQEAEVWTLCRILKRSVSHKRDWKEISAKKSNNHYANVNSTTYNMESCCDDQKNNYISFNAPLMANHTTNNVCHHLLTAQLNPISQPQFLSYSTTANAYYSPVVAAPDIDELLKHEDWDEITQLF; from the exons ATGGCGGACGCGGAGAAGCTGAGCAGCAGCGTAATCACGAAGGTGGACGAGGAAGAGGACGATGATGTTCCAGTAGTACTCCCAGGGTTTCGTTTCCATCCCACAGATGAAGAGCTGGTGGGGTTCTATCTCAGAAGGAAGATAGAGAAAAGGGAGTTAAGCATGGAACTCATCAAACAGATCGACATCTATAAATATGATCCCTGGGATCTTCCAA AGAGTAGTCATGTTGGAGATACAGAATGGTACTTCTTTTGCAAAAGGGGGAGGAAATACAGGAATAGCATTAGGCCTAATAGGGTCACAGGCTCTGGCTTCTGGAAAGCAACCGGCATCGATCGCCCCATCTACTCCTCCGCCCCCGCCCCCGCCGGAGAAAATCACCGCCACTGCATTGGCCTGAAAAAGTCATTGGTTTACTACCGTGGAAGTGCCGGGAAAGGCACTAAAACTGATTGGATGATGCACGAGTTCCGGCTTCCGGCGGACCATGACAAGAGCACCAAACACATCGATATCAAAAGCATTGCTCAAGAAGCT GAAGTATGGACTCTCTGCAGAATTTTGAAGCGCAGCGTGTCTCACAAACGCGACTGGAAAGAAATATCGGCAAAGAAAAGTAATAATCACTATGCGAATGTCAACTCCACCACATACAATATGGAATCATGTTGTGACGATCAGAAAAACAATTACATTAGTTTCAATGCTCCATTAATGGCAAATCACACAACAAATAATGTCTGCCACCACCTACTTACAGCACAGCTAAACCCTATTTCACAGCCTCAATTCCTTTCCTATTCGACCACTGCTAATGCTTACTATAGCCCTGTAGTTGCAGCTCCAGATATTGATGAATTGCTGAAGCATGAAGATTGGGATGAGATTACACAATTATTTTAG
- the LOC116022107 gene encoding transcription factor JUNGBRUNNEN 1-like isoform X1 yields MADAEKLSSSVITKVDEEEDDDVPVVLPGFRFHPTDEELVGFYLRRKIEKRELSMELIKQIDIYKYDPWDLPTESSHVGDTEWYFFCKRGRKYRNSIRPNRVTGSGFWKATGIDRPIYSSAPAPAGENHRHCIGLKKSLVYYRGSAGKGTKTDWMMHEFRLPADHDKSTKHIDIKSIAQEAEVWTLCRILKRSVSHKRDWKEISAKKSNNHYANVNSTTYNMESCCDDQKNNYISFNAPLMANHTTNNVCHHLLTAQLNPISQPQFLSYSTTANAYYSPVVAAPDIDELLKHEDWDEITQLF; encoded by the exons ATGGCGGACGCGGAGAAGCTGAGCAGCAGCGTAATCACGAAGGTGGACGAGGAAGAGGACGATGATGTTCCAGTAGTACTCCCAGGGTTTCGTTTCCATCCCACAGATGAAGAGCTGGTGGGGTTCTATCTCAGAAGGAAGATAGAGAAAAGGGAGTTAAGCATGGAACTCATCAAACAGATCGACATCTATAAATATGATCCCTGGGATCTTCCAA CAGAGAGTAGTCATGTTGGAGATACAGAATGGTACTTCTTTTGCAAAAGGGGGAGGAAATACAGGAATAGCATTAGGCCTAATAGGGTCACAGGCTCTGGCTTCTGGAAAGCAACCGGCATCGATCGCCCCATCTACTCCTCCGCCCCCGCCCCCGCCGGAGAAAATCACCGCCACTGCATTGGCCTGAAAAAGTCATTGGTTTACTACCGTGGAAGTGCCGGGAAAGGCACTAAAACTGATTGGATGATGCACGAGTTCCGGCTTCCGGCGGACCATGACAAGAGCACCAAACACATCGATATCAAAAGCATTGCTCAAGAAGCT GAAGTATGGACTCTCTGCAGAATTTTGAAGCGCAGCGTGTCTCACAAACGCGACTGGAAAGAAATATCGGCAAAGAAAAGTAATAATCACTATGCGAATGTCAACTCCACCACATACAATATGGAATCATGTTGTGACGATCAGAAAAACAATTACATTAGTTTCAATGCTCCATTAATGGCAAATCACACAACAAATAATGTCTGCCACCACCTACTTACAGCACAGCTAAACCCTATTTCACAGCCTCAATTCCTTTCCTATTCGACCACTGCTAATGCTTACTATAGCCCTGTAGTTGCAGCTCCAGATATTGATGAATTGCTGAAGCATGAAGATTGGGATGAGATTACACAATTATTTTAG
- the LOC116022985 gene encoding elongation factor 2 gives MVKFTAEELRAIMDKKHNIRNMSVIAHVDHGKSTLTDSLVAAAGIIAQEVAGDVRMTDTRADEAERGITIKSTGISLYYEMSAEEMKNYKGERDGNEYLINLIDSPGHVDFSSEVTAALRITDGALVVVDCIEGVCVQTETVLRQALGERIRPVLTVNKMDRCFLELQVDGEEAYQTFSRVIENANVIMATYEDPLLGDVQVYPEKGTVAFSAGLHGWAFTLTNFARMYASKFGVDESKMMERLWGENFFDPATKKWTSKHNGSATCKRGFVQFCYEPIKQIIATCMNDQKDKLWPMLQKLGVTMKSEEKELMGKALMKRVMQTWLPASNALLEMMIYHLPSPGKAQKYRVENLYEGPLDDQYANAIRNCDPEGPLMLYVSKMIPASDKGRFYAFGRVFAGRVATGMKVRIMGPNYIPGEKKDLYVKNVQRTVIWMGKRQETVEDVPCGNTVAMVGLDQFITKNATLTNEKEVDAHPIRAMKFSVSPVVRVAVQCKVASDLPKLVEGLKRLAKSDPMVVCSIEESGEHIIAGAGELHLEICLKDLQDDFMGGAEIITSDPVVSFRETVLEKSCRVVMSKSPNKHNRLYMEARPMEEGLAEAIDDGRIGPRDDPKVRSKILSEEFGWDKDLAKKIWCFGPETTGPNMVVDMCKGVQYLNEIKDSVVAGFQWASKEGALAEENMRGICFEVCDVVLHADAIHRGGGQVIPTARRVIYASQITAKPRLLEPVYLVEIQAPEQALGGIYSVLNQKRGHVFEEIQRPGTPLYNIKAYLPVIESFGFSGTLRAATSGQAFPQCVFDHWDMMTSDPLEAGSQASTLVATIRKRKGLKEQMTPLSEFEDKL, from the exons ATG GTGAAGTTCACAGCTGAAGAGCTCCGTGCTATCATGGACAAGAAGCATAACATTCGTAATATGTCTGTTATTGCTCATGTTGACCATG GAAAGTCCACACTTACTGATTCTCTTGTGGCTGCTGCGGGTATCATTGCCCAAGAAGTTGCTGGTGATGTTAGAATGACAGATACCCGTGCAGATGAAGCTGAACGTGGTATTACAATCAAGTCCACTGGAATTTCTCTGTACTATGAGATGTCAgctgaagaaatgaagaattacaAGGGTGAGCGTGACGGGAATGAGTATCTCATCAACCTTATTGACTCACCTGGACATGTTGACTTCTCATCAGAAGTGACAGCTGCGCTCCGTATTACTGATGGAGCCCTTGTGGTGGTTGACTGCATTGAAGGGGTTTGTGTCCAGACTGAGACTGTACTTCGTCAAGCACTGGGTGAAAGGATTCGCCCTGTCTTGACTGTTAACAAGATGGACAGGTGCTTCCTTGAGCTCCAAGTTGATGGAGAAGAAGCTTACCAGACATTCTCAAGGGTGATTGAGAATGCTAATGTTATCATGGCTACATACGAGGACCCACTCCTTGGTGATGTCCAGGTTTACCCAGAGAAAGGTACAGTGGCTTTCTCTGCAGGATTACATGGCTGGGCATTCACACTGACTAACTTTGCCAGGATGTATGCTTCCAAGTTTGGTGTCGATGAATCAAAGATGATGGAAAGGCTTTGGGGTGAGAACTTCTTTGACCCTGCTACAAAGAAGTGGACAAGCAAGCACAATGGGTCTGCCACATGCAAGCGTGGGTTTGTGCAGTTCTGTTATGAACCCATTAAGCAGATCATTGCCACCTGTATGAATGATCAGAAAGATAAGCTGTGGCCGATGTTGCAGAAACTTGGTGTCACTATGAAATCTGAAGAGAAGGAATTGATGGGCAAGGCACTGATGAAACGTGTCATGCAGACATGGTTGCCAGCAAGTAATGCACTTCTTGAAATGATGATATATCACCTCCCATCACCTGGCAAGGCTCAGAAATACCGTGTTGAGAACTTGTATGAGGGGCCTCTTGATGATCAATATGCCAATGCTATTAGAAACTGTGATCCAGAGGGGCCTCTCATGCTTTATGTGTCCAAGATGATTCCAGCATCTGACAAAGGCAGATTTTATGCCTTTGGTCGTGTTTTTGCTGGGAGAGTGGCTACTGGAATGAAGGTCAGGATCATGGGTCCAAACTATATACCAGGAGAGAAAAAGGACTTGTATGTCAAGAATGTCCAGAGAACGGTTATTTGGATGGGTAAGAGACAGGAAACTGTTGAGGATGTTCCTTGTGGAAACACAGTGGCTATGGTTGGTCTTGATCAATTTATTACAAAGAATGCAACTTTGACCAATGAAAAAGAGGTGGATGCCCATCCTATCAGAGCCATGAAATTCTCTGTGTCACCTGTTGTGCGTGTTGCTGTTCAATGCAAGGTTGCATCCGACCTTCCCAAGCTTGTTGAAGGTTTGAAGCGTCTGGCCAAATCTGACCCTATGGTTGTCTGTTCTATTGAGGAATCTGGGGAGCACATTATTGCTGGTGCTGGTGAGCTTCATCTTGAGATCTGTTTGAAGGACTTGCAAGATGATTTCATGGGTGGTGCTGAAATCATTACATCTGATCCTGTTGTCTCTTTCCGTGAGACTGTCCTTGAGAAGTCGTGCCGCGTTGTGATGAGCAAATCTCCCAACAAGCACAACCGTCTGTATATGGAAGCTAGGCCAATGGAGGAAGGTCTTGCTGAGGCTATTGATGATGGTCGTATTGGACCAAGAGATGACCCCAAAGTTCGTTCAAAGATACTGTCAGAAGAATTTGGTTGGGATAAGGATCTTGCTAAGAAAATTTGGTGCTTTGGTCCTGAGACAACTGGGCCAAACATGGTTGTTGATATGTGTAAGGGAGTTCAGTACCTGAATGAAATTAAGGATTCTGTTGTAGCTGGATTCCAGTGGGCTTCTAAGGAAGGTGCTTTGGCTGAAGAAAACATGAGAGGTATCTGCTTTGAAGTTTGTGATGTTGTTCTCCATGCTGATGCCATCCACAGAGGTGGTGGCCAGGTCATTCCTACAGCCAGGAGGGTTATCTATGCATCCCAGATTACTGCCAAGCCCCGTCTTTTGGAACCTGTGTACTTGGTTGAGATTCAAGCACCAGAGCAAGCCCTTGGTGGTATCTATTCTGTTTTGAATCAGAAACGTGGCCACGTGTTTGAGGAGATTCAGAGGCCTGGTACCCCTCTTTATAACATTAAGGCATACCTTCCTGTCATCGAGTCATTTGGGTTCTCTGGTACTCTGAGGGCTGCCACTTCAGGGCAAGCTTTCCCACAGTGCGTGTTTGATCATTGGGATATGATGACTTCTGATCCATTGGAGGCGGGATCACAGGCTTCCACCCTAGTTGCAACAATCCGCAAGAGGAAAGGTCTTAAGGAGCAGATGACACCACTATCTGAGTTCGAGGACAAGCTGTAA
- the LOC116022380 gene encoding uncharacterized protein LOC116022380 isoform X2 yields the protein MHIGGNKRRELVEIVGDGIDKGSKPSLSVQSHEDAESLRLLSNIRRMQNMSQIWASIQQPLSSSTQLTRIYMKIFILCNQCLRAFCTFCKASVESFDLKKCLMTFLGITKHERHLMHLGITIRKQRWWRGETNSKSNN from the exons ATGCATATTGGAGGCAACAAGCGAAGGGAACTGGTTGAG ATTGTTGGTGACGGTATTGACAAAGGGAGCAAACCTTCACTTTCAG TCCAAAGTCACGAAGACGCAGAAAGTCTCAGACTGTTGTCAAATATACGAAGAATGCAAAACATGTCTCAGATTTGGGCTTCCATACAGCAGCCATTGAGCTCCAGCACACAATTGACG AGGATATacatgaaaattttcattttatgcaATCAGTGTCTAAGAGCATTCTGCACCTTTTGCAAGGCATCAGTTGAAAGCTTTGATCTGAAGAA ATGCTTGATGACTTTTTTGGGAATCACCAAGCATGAGAGACATTTGATGCATCTTGGAATTACCATCAGAAAGCAAAG GTGGTGGAGAGGGGAGACTAATTCTAAATCAAACAATTGA
- the LOC116022380 gene encoding uncharacterized protein LOC116022380 isoform X1, with amino-acid sequence MHIGGNKRRELVEIVGDGIDKGSKPSLSVQSHEDAESLRLLSNIRRMQNMSQIWASIQQPLSSSTQLTVRIYMKIFILCNQCLRAFCTFCKASVESFDLKKCLMTFLGITKHERHLMHLGITIRKQRWWRGETNSKSNN; translated from the exons ATGCATATTGGAGGCAACAAGCGAAGGGAACTGGTTGAG ATTGTTGGTGACGGTATTGACAAAGGGAGCAAACCTTCACTTTCAG TCCAAAGTCACGAAGACGCAGAAAGTCTCAGACTGTTGTCAAATATACGAAGAATGCAAAACATGTCTCAGATTTGGGCTTCCATACAGCAGCCATTGAGCTCCAGCACACAATTGACGGTG AGGATATacatgaaaattttcattttatgcaATCAGTGTCTAAGAGCATTCTGCACCTTTTGCAAGGCATCAGTTGAAAGCTTTGATCTGAAGAA ATGCTTGATGACTTTTTTGGGAATCACCAAGCATGAGAGACATTTGATGCATCTTGGAATTACCATCAGAAAGCAAAG GTGGTGGAGAGGGGAGACTAATTCTAAATCAAACAATTGA
- the LOC116023594 gene encoding LOW QUALITY PROTEIN: pentatricopeptide repeat-containing protein At3g26782, mitochondrial-like (The sequence of the model RefSeq protein was modified relative to this genomic sequence to represent the inferred CDS: inserted 2 bases in 1 codon; deleted 2 bases in 2 codons), producing the protein MTETTNANIATFFSKYVDKNNVFSWNSIIADLARSGDSVEALRAFASMRKLSLRPNRSSFPCAIKSCSALCDLTSGRQVHQQVLIFGYGYDLFVSSSLIDMYSKCGKLKDARLLFDEIPQRNVVSWTSMITGYIQSDHAGDALLLFKELLVEESESLGEKEVYVDAVALVSVLSACSRVSGKTMTQGVHGFAIKRGLDEHLGVGNTLIDAYAKCSEVGLSKKVFEEMAEKDVISWNSIIAVYAQNGLSSEAIEMFHLLVKDKEVQYNAVTLSTLLLACAHAGALHAGKCIHDQVIKMSLEDNVYVGTSIIDMYCKCRRLEMARKAFNHMKEKNVKSWSAMIAGYGMHGQAKEALEVFYEMNHDGVTPNYITFVSVLAACGHAGLVNEGWYWFRAMEHRFHIQPGLEHYSCMVDLLGRAGFLTKAYDLINEMKVAPDFVVWGSLLSACRMQKNVELAEICASKLFDLDPNNCGYYVLLSNIYADAGRWRDAERMRMLMKNHGLTKTPGFSLVELKGLVHVFLVGDREHPQHEKIYAYLEELSIXLQALGYTPNMTSVLHDVGEEEKAMVLQVHSEKLAVAFGIMNSVPGATIHVIKNLRICSDCHTTIKLTTKIVDRGIVVRDSKRFHHFKDGLCSCGDYW; encoded by the exons ATGACTGAGACT ACAAATGCAAATATTGCTACATTTTTCAGCAAATATGTAGACAAGAACAATGTCTTCTCTTGGAACTCTATCATTGCCGATTTGGCTAGGAGCGGAGACTCAGTCGAGGCGCTTCGGGCTTTCGCTTCTATGCGGAAGCTCTCTCTTAGACCGAATCGTTCCTCATTCCCCTGTGCCATCAAATCGTGTTCTGCCCTTTGTGATCTCACTTCTGGCAGGCAGGTCCACCAGCAAGTTTTGATCTTTGGGTATGGGTATGACCTTTTCGTGTCGTCGTCACTAATTGATATGTACTCCAAGTGTGGTAAGCTCAAAGACGCGAGATTACTATTCGATGAAATTCCCCAACGAAACGTGGTTTCTTGGACGTCTATGATTACTGGGTATATACAAAGTGACCACGCCGGTGATGCTCTCTTGCTCTTCAAAGAACTTTTGGTTGAAGAGAGCGAGAGCCTAGGGGAGAAGGAAGTGTATGTTGATGCAGTGGCATTGGTGTCTGTTCTATCTGCTTGTTCTCGGGTTTCAGGGAAAACTATGACACAGGGGGTTCATGGTTTTGCAATAAAAAGAGGGCTTGATGAGCATTTGGGTGTAGGGAATACACTAATTGATGCTTATGCAAAGTGTAGCGAGGTAGGCTTGTCTAAGAAGGTGTTTGAAGAGATGGCTGAGAAGGATGTCATATCTTGGAACTCAATTATTGCAGTTTATGCTCAAAATGGGCTTTCCTCTGAAGCAATAGAAATGTTTCATTTACTGGTGAAAGATAAAGAAGTTCAATACAATGCTGTCACCTTGTCCACCCTACTGTTGGCATGTGCACATGCTGGAGCTCTTCATGCTGGGAAGTGCATACATGATCAG GTCATAAAAATGAGTCTGGAAGATAATGTATATGTTGGCACCTCAATCATTGACATGTATTGCAAATGTAGGAGATTAGAGATGGCTAGGAAGGCATTCAATCATATGAAAGAAAAGAATGTAAAGTCATGGTCTGCCATGATTGCTGGTTATGGAATGCATGGGCAAGCCAAGGAAGCTCTTGAAGTCTTCTATGAGATGAACCATGATGGTGTGACTCCAAATTACATCACGTTTGTTTCAGTCTTAGCTGCTTGTGGCCATGCTGGCTTGGTGAACGAAGGATGGTATTGGTTTAGAGCCATGGAACACAGATTCCATATACAGCCTGGGCTGGAGCATTATAGTTGCATGGTCGATCTACTTGGGCGTGCAGGTTTTCTCACCAAAGCTTATGATCTAATCAATGAAATGAAGGTGGCACCAGATTTTGTTGTTTGGGGTTCTCTCCTTTCTGCATGCAGAATGCAA AAAAATGTGGAGCTTGCGGAAATTTGTGCTagtaaattatttgat ttagaCCCAAACAACTGTGGGTATTATGTCTTGCTTTCAAATATATATGCTGATGCCGGAAGATGGAGAGATGCAGAAAGGATGAGAATGCTAATGAAAAATCATGGGTTAACCAAAACTCCAGGGTTTAGTCTAGTTGAGCTGAAAGGTTTAGTTCATGTATTTCTGGTCGGAGATAGAGAACATCCTCAACATGAGAAGATTTATGCTTATTTAGAAGAATTGTCCAT GTTGCAAGCACTCGGCTACACACCAAACATGACTTCAGTTCTTCATGATGTTGGCGAGGAGGAGAAAGCAATGGTGTTACAAGTTCATAGCGAGAAGTTGGCTGTGGCTTTTGGGATTATGAATTCTGTCCCTGGTGCAACAATCCATGTCATTAAGAATCTTAGGATATGTAGTGACTGCCATACAACAATTAAGCTGACAACCAAGATTGTTGATCGGGGAATTGTTGTGAGAGACTCCAAGAGGTTCCACCATTTTAAGGATGGCTTATGTTCATGTGGGGACTACTGGTGA